Within Novosphingobium resinovorum, the genomic segment CGGAAGGCTTCAACGACGCCGATCCGGTGACCGCCGACAGCCTGTTCCGCATCTATTCGATGACCAAGCCGCTCACCGGGATGGCGGCGATGGAACTGGTGGCGCAGGGCAGGATCGGCCTCGATCAGCCCGTGGCGGACGTGCTGCCTGAATATGCGCACATGATGGTGCAGGACGAGTACGACGGCTCGATCACCGCGCTGCACGCCGCGCTCCGGCCGATCACGATGCGGCATCTGGTCACGCATAGCTCCGGGATCGGCTACACGATCATCCAGCAGGGGCCGATCAAGGCGCTGATGGAGGACAAGGGCCTCGTCGCCGGGCAGATCAGCCGGATGAAGCTGCCCGGTCTGTTTCGGGGAGAGCCGGTCAAGGGACTGGACCTGTTCGCGCGAGGGCTGGCGCAAGTGCCGCTGGTCGCCGATCCCGGCACGCGCTGGAGCTATTCGATGGGCCTCGACCTGATGGGCCGGGTGATCGAGGTGGTCTCGGGCAGGCCGTTCGACGCCTACCTTCAGGACACGATCTTCGGCCCCGCCGGCATGACCAGCACGGGTTTCCGGGTCTCGGCCGCCGACGCCCATCGCCTCACCACCAATTACGCGGCCGTCGGCGGCGTGCTGGCGCCGATCGACGAAGGGGAGACCTCGATCTACCTCGACAAGCCGGCCTTCCCCTTCGGCGGAGCGGGTCTCGTCAGCACTCCGCGCGACTACGACCGGTTCCTGCGGATGCTGGCGCAGATGGGCATGATCGACGGTGTGCGCGTGCTGTCCGAGAGCGCGGTGCGGATGGGCACCTCCAACCTGCTCCCGCCCGGCGTCCTCGTGCCCGAGATGTTCGGCGGTCCCAGCGGCTTCGGCGCTGGAGGGCGCGTCGGGCAGGGGGCGGAGAGCGGGCTCTACGGCTGGTCGGGCGCGGCGGGCACGGTGGGCATGGTGGACATGGCCCAGGGCCTGCGCTCACAGATTTTCGTGCAGTTCATGCCGCCCAACGCCTTCGACCTCTTGCCCGAATTCCAGAAGGCCCTGAAGGCCGACGTGCTGGCGATCCTGGAGAAACACTGACGTGCTGCTGACTACTCCCGCTGCCCCTATCGCATTCGGCGGATCGCCGATCGACCGCGCCGACCACGTGCGCGGCGACCCGGACGCCATCGCCGCACTGATGGGGCCGAGTGCGCGGCTGCTGAAGCTGGACGGCCTCGACCCGGTGATGACGGCGGAGGGCGGCCTCGTCTGGGGCAGCCTCGCCGATGCGGAAGGCGATGCGGAACTGGTGTTCCTCGGCCTCGAAGGGGAGCGCGGGTGTTTCGCGCAAGTGCTGCCGGGCATCCCCGCTGCCGGGGCGCCGAGCTGGAACGCGATGAACACGCTGGAGCCGGGCGAACTCGCGGCTTACGGCGGGGCGCGGGCGCTGGTCGGCTGGCATTCGCGGCACCGCTTCTGCGCAGTCTGCGGCGCGGCCACGGTGCTGGCCAAGGGGGGCTGGCAGCGCTCCTGCACCGGTTGCGGCGCCGAGCATTTCCCGCGCGTCGATCCGGTCACGATCATGACCGTCGAGCATGACGGCAAGCTGCTGCTCGGCCGCCAGCCGCGTTTTCCGGCGCACCGCTACTCGGCGCTGGCGGGCTTCGTGGAGCCGGGCGAGACGATCGAGGAAGCCGTCGCGCGCGAAGTCTTCGAGGAAGCGGGCGTGCGCGTGCGTGACGTCGAGTATGTCGCGAGCCAGCCCTGGCCGTTCCCCTCGTCGCTGATGATCGGCTGCCACGCCTTCGCCGACGACCCGGCCATCGTCATCGACGAGACCGAACTGGAAGACGTGCGCTGGTTCACCCGCGAGGAATGCGTCGACGCGCTCGAAGCCGTGGCTGTGGGCGAGATGGGCCGCGCTTTCGGGGCGCCGCCGAAGCATGCGGTGGCGCATGTGCTGCTCAAGTGGTGGGTGGAGCGCGGGGCTTAGACCAGCCCCAGCTTCGCCAGTTCGCGTGCCAGCTTGGGCGGCATGGCGTCGCTCGCCGTCTCGCCTTCGGCAAGGTCGCGCGGGGCGGCTTCCTCGGTCAGATAGCGCCAGCCCTGATGCGCGCGCTTGGGCTGGGTGACGACCGGGATCAGGCGCGGTTCGAGGTGGATGTGCCAGCGGCCGTCCTCGCGCTGCGAGAACCGCACGATCGGCGACCGGCCGATCAGCGCATGCTCGAAGATCCAGTAGAGCGAGCCGCCGATCATCTCCTCATGCCGCTTGGGGAGATAACGGGTGGTCATCAGCGCCTCATCCGGGTGGCTTTCCAGCCATGCGCGCAAGGAGGCGGGGCTTTCGGCGGAGAAGGCGATCTTGGTCATGTTGAGCGGCATGGGTGGGAGATAGTCGCTTACGGTCGGGCATGAAAGATCGCCATTGCATGCGCCCTGCCCCAGCCGAAAACCGCGGGCGTCAGGCCAGCCCCACCACCACCGCGAGGCCGAGGAACGAGAAGAAGCCCATCGTGTCGGTCGCCGTCGTCACGAACACGGCCGAGGACACCGCCGGATCGACGTTGAACTTGTCCAGCGTCACCGGCACCAGAATGCCCATCAGCCCCGCGACCAGGTTGTTGATGACCATCGCCGAGGCAATCACGGCGCCCAGCAGCGGGTTGGAGAAGATCAGCCACGTCCCCACGCCGATCAGCAGGCCCAGCGCGAAGCCGTTGGCCAGCGCGATGCGGAATTCGCGCAGGATCATCCTGACGGTGTTGGAATCGGTCAGCTGGTTGGTGGCGATGGCGCGCACCGCCACGGCGAGGGTCTGCGTGCCCGCGTTGCCGCCCATGCCCGAGACGATCGGCATCAGCACCGCCAGCAGCGCGAACTTCGCGATCGCCCCCTGGAACAGCCCGACGACCGAGGCCGCCAGCATTGCCGTCGCAAGGTTCACCACCAGCCATGTCAGACGCGCGCGCACGGTCAACAGAATCGGCTCGTTGATGTCGCCGTCGCCTGCACCGGAGAGCAGCAGGGCGTCCTCGCCCGCTTCTTCCTGAATGATGTGGACGATGTCGTCGACGGTGATCTGGCCGATCAGGCGGCCTGCAGGGTCCACCACCGCCGCCGAGATCAGCGCGTACTTCTGGAAGCGCAGCGCGACTTCTTCCTGATCCATGTCGGCCGGGATCAGCGTCTGGTCGCGGGCCATGACGTCGTAGAGCGGGATGTTGCGCGGCGTGCGCAGGATCCACGAAAGCGAGCAGGTGCCGATCGGGCGGTGCATCGGATCGACGATGAACACTTCCCAGAACTCGGTCGGCAATTCGCGATGTTCGCGCAGGAAATCGATGAGATCGCCCACCGTCATCGATTCGTGGACCGCGACGAGTTCGCGGCTCATCAGACGGCCGGCGGATTCTTCGGGGTAGGACAGCGCCGACTCGATCGCGGCGCGGTCTTCCGGCTCCATCTCGGCAAGGACGGCCTGCTGGTCGGCCTCGTCGAGATCCTCCAGCATCGCGACGGCGTCGTCGGTGTCGAGCTGTTCGGCGATCTCGGCGACGACGTCGGCCGGAAGCGCTTCCATCAGCGCCTCGCGGACCCAATCGTTCAACTCGGCAATGACTTCCGAGCCCATCAGGTCGCGGATCGCGCCGGCCAGCGTCAGGCGCTCGCGTTCGTCGAACAGCTCGAACAAGTCGGCGATGTCGGCGGGGTGGAGCCCTTCGACGAGGTCGTAGACGCGATCGGTGTCTTCATCGTCGAGCGCGTCTTTGACGCTGCGGACGAATTCGGGCTTGAGGCGGTTGTCCTCGTCCAGCGATTCGGATTCGGGCGCGTCCTGACGCACGGTGTCTTCCGTGTGGTCCATCGGGTCGTGCTTGAGGTCCGCGTCGCTCATGCGGGCCGGTCTACGCAGCTATCTCGCAATTGCAACAGGGCTTTGCCATGGTCACTCGGGACTGCGCGGGCTTCGACAAGTTCAGCCGTGACCCTTCGACAAGCTCAGGGTGAGCGGAGGTGGTGTAAACCTCCCAAACCCGCTCAGGCTGAGCCTGTCGAAGTCCCTTCGGCATGGTGCTGGTTCACGCCCCCTCGTGACATTGCCGCGCCATCGCCTATATCGGGCGCCAAAGTTTACCGGCGCGATCGCGCCCGGCCTCATGGAGACAGGCAATGGCTGACGAATTGCTCACACTCTCGCTCGACACCGGCAACGGCGAAGGCGGCGACGTCAAGATCAAGCTGCGCCCCGACCTGGCCCCCGGCCACGTCGAGCGGATCAAGGAACTGGCCGGCGAAGGCTTCTACGATGGCGTGAAGTTCCACCGCGTGATCCCGGGCTTCATGGCGCAGGGCGGCTGCCCCAACGGCACTGGCATGGGCGGTTCGTCCAAGCCCGACCTGAAGGCCGAATTCAACGCCGAGCCGCACGTGCGCGGCGTGTGCTCGATGGCCCGCACCAGCGCGCCGCACTCGGCCAACAGCCAGTTCTTCATCGTGTTCGACAACGCGACCTTCCTCGACAAGCAGTACACCGTCTGGGGTCAGGTCGTCGAAGGCATGGAGCACGTCGACGCGCTCCCCAAGGGCGAGCCGCCGCGCGAGCCGGGCAAGATCGTCAAGGCGACCGTCAGCGAAGGCTGATCGGTCCCGAAACGGAACAGTGAAGGGCGTTCCTGCGGGGCCGCCCTTTTCGTTTGCGGAGCTTTCCCGGTTTCGGGGCGTTTTCAAGGCAACAGAACCATAACTTTGGGTGATGCTTGAAACGTCTCGTTCCCCTCAGCCTTTCGTGTTTCGTGCTGCTGGCCTCCTGCGGGCCGCAGACGGAACAGGCGAAGGC encodes:
- a CDS encoding serine hydrolase domain-containing protein, which encodes MIGRLEAALDRRMLLGMGAAAGLGAMLPRLARAAQQPELIPQVRAVVERWVGPGKFPGMVASLGLPGREPEYVARGSEGFNDADPVTADSLFRIYSMTKPLTGMAAMELVAQGRIGLDQPVADVLPEYAHMMVQDEYDGSITALHAALRPITMRHLVTHSSGIGYTIIQQGPIKALMEDKGLVAGQISRMKLPGLFRGEPVKGLDLFARGLAQVPLVADPGTRWSYSMGLDLMGRVIEVVSGRPFDAYLQDTIFGPAGMTSTGFRVSAADAHRLTTNYAAVGGVLAPIDEGETSIYLDKPAFPFGGAGLVSTPRDYDRFLRMLAQMGMIDGVRVLSESAVRMGTSNLLPPGVLVPEMFGGPSGFGAGGRVGQGAESGLYGWSGAAGTVGMVDMAQGLRSQIFVQFMPPNAFDLLPEFQKALKADVLAILEKH
- the nudC gene encoding NAD(+) diphosphatase, giving the protein MLLTTPAAPIAFGGSPIDRADHVRGDPDAIAALMGPSARLLKLDGLDPVMTAEGGLVWGSLADAEGDAELVFLGLEGERGCFAQVLPGIPAAGAPSWNAMNTLEPGELAAYGGARALVGWHSRHRFCAVCGAATVLAKGGWQRSCTGCGAEHFPRVDPVTIMTVEHDGKLLLGRQPRFPAHRYSALAGFVEPGETIEEAVAREVFEEAGVRVRDVEYVASQPWPFPSSLMIGCHAFADDPAIVIDETELEDVRWFTREECVDALEAVAVGEMGRAFGAPPKHAVAHVLLKWWVERGA
- a CDS encoding DUF1489 family protein → MPLNMTKIAFSAESPASLRAWLESHPDEALMTTRYLPKRHEEMIGGSLYWIFEHALIGRSPIVRFSQREDGRWHIHLEPRLIPVVTQPKRAHQGWRYLTEEAAPRDLAEGETASDAMPPKLARELAKLGLV
- the mgtE gene encoding magnesium transporter, with the protein product MDHTEDTVRQDAPESESLDEDNRLKPEFVRSVKDALDDEDTDRVYDLVEGLHPADIADLFELFDERERLTLAGAIRDLMGSEVIAELNDWVREALMEALPADVVAEIAEQLDTDDAVAMLEDLDEADQQAVLAEMEPEDRAAIESALSYPEESAGRLMSRELVAVHESMTVGDLIDFLREHRELPTEFWEVFIVDPMHRPIGTCSLSWILRTPRNIPLYDVMARDQTLIPADMDQEEVALRFQKYALISAAVVDPAGRLIGQITVDDIVHIIQEEAGEDALLLSGAGDGDINEPILLTVRARLTWLVVNLATAMLAASVVGLFQGAIAKFALLAVLMPIVSGMGGNAGTQTLAVAVRAIATNQLTDSNTVRMILREFRIALANGFALGLLIGVGTWLIFSNPLLGAVIASAMVINNLVAGLMGILVPVTLDKFNVDPAVSSAVFVTTATDTMGFFSFLGLAVVVGLA
- a CDS encoding peptidylprolyl isomerase, encoding MADELLTLSLDTGNGEGGDVKIKLRPDLAPGHVERIKELAGEGFYDGVKFHRVIPGFMAQGGCPNGTGMGGSSKPDLKAEFNAEPHVRGVCSMARTSAPHSANSQFFIVFDNATFLDKQYTVWGQVVEGMEHVDALPKGEPPREPGKIVKATVSEG